From a single Hippopotamus amphibius kiboko isolate mHipAmp2 chromosome X, mHipAmp2.hap2, whole genome shotgun sequence genomic region:
- the NAP1L3 gene encoding nucleosome assembly protein 1-like 3 — MAEAHPNRLSEPVAQGVDEEMMASSSSDSGGESDRSSSRSTTSCSSSSSGSGSGSGSSSSSSSSSSSSSRRIGFYRRKRVPGPFRSARRAPSPRSFVDQLPRAVRNRVQALRNIQDECDKVDALFLKAIHDLERKYAELNRPLYDRRFQIINAEYEPTEEECEWNSEDEVFSSDEEVQEEGPSEMPALEGEEEDDDPKANPEVKAEENAARKENPEAKAEEKAESKDALEAKPEVKEDPKEAPQAKAEDKEQPKATEAKARAPGKEAPKRVPEVRPKERALKRARRGKPKREDPKGIPDYWLTVLKNVDRLGPMIQKYDEPILKFLSDVSLKFSEPGWPISYTFEFCFLPNPFFKNEVLTKTYVIKSKPDHKDPFFSWGWEIQDCKGCKIDWRRGKDVTVTTTRSRTTATEEVETQSRVVTNASFFNFFSPPEIPAIGKLEPREDAILDEDFEIGQILHDNVILKSIYYYTGEVNGIYDVGKDYGNRKYQK; from the coding sequence ATGGCAGAAGCGCATCCTAACAGGCTGTCGGAACCTGTCGCCCAGGGGGTGGATGAAGAAATGATGGCTAGCTCGTCTAGCGATTCTGGGGGAGAATCTGACAGAAGCAGCTCTCGCAGCACCACTAGttgcagcagcagtagcagcggcagcggcagcggcagcggcagcagcagcagcagcagcagcagcagtagcagcagcagccgccgcaTCGGCTTCTATAGAAGGAAGAGGGTACCTGGGCCTTTTAGAAGTGCGCGGCGGGCTCCTTCCCCTAGAAGTTTCGTGGATCAGCTGCCTCGGGCAGTTAGGAATCGTGTGCAGGCGCTCAGAAATATTCAAGATGAATGTGACAAGGTAGACGCCCTGTTCTTAAAGGCAATTCACGATCTCGAACGAAAATATGCCGAACTCAATAGGCCTCTGTACGATCGGCGATTCCAAATCATCAATGCAGAATATGAGCCTACGGAAGAAGAATGTGAATGGAATTCAGAGGATGAGGTGTTCAGCAGTGATGAGGAGGTGCAGGAAGAAGGCCCTAGTGAGATGCCTGCCTTAGAGGGTGAGGAAGAAGACGATGACCCGAAAGCAAATCCTGAGGTCAAGGCTGAAGAAAATGCAGCTCGGAAAGAAAATCCTGAGGCAAAGGCTGAAGAAAAAGCAGAGTCTAAAGATGCTCTGGAGGCCAAGCCTGAAGTAAAAGAAGATCCAAAAGAAGCCCCCCAGGCAAAGGCAGAAGATAAAGAGCAGCCTAAAGCAACAGAGGCTAAGGCAAGGGCTCCAGGAAAAGAGGCTCCTAAAAGAGTTCCTGAGGTCAGGCCTAAAGAAAGAGCTCTTAAAAGAGCTCGCAGGGGAAAGCCTAAAAGAGAAGATCCTAAAGGCATTCCCGACTACTGGCTGACTGTCTTAAAGAATGTTGACAGGCTGGGGCCCATGATTCAGAAGTATGATGAGCCCATTCTGAAGTTCTTGTCCGATGTTAGCCTGAAGTTCTCAGAACCTGGCTGGCCTATAAGTTATACATTTGAATTTTGCTTTCTACCCAATCCATTCTTCAAAAACGAGGTGCTGACCAAGACATACGTAATAAAGTCAAAGCCAGATCACAAAGATCCCTTCTTCTCTTggggctgggaaatccaagattgCAAAGGCTGTAAGATAGattggagaagaggaaaggatgTTACAGTGACAACCACCCGGAGTCGCACAACTGCTACTGAAGAAGTTGAAACCCAGTCAAGAGTGGTTACTAATGCatcattcttcaatttctttagcCCTCCTGAGATTCCTGCGATTGGAAAGCTTGAACCACGAGAAGATGCTATCCTTGATGAAGACTTTGAAATTGGTCAAATTTTACATGATAATGTCATCCTGAAATCAATCTATTACTATACAGGAGAAGTCAATGGTATCTATGATGTTGGTAAAGATTATGGAAACaggaaatatcaaaaataa